From Chlamydiota bacterium, one genomic window encodes:
- the cat gene encoding Chloramphenicol acetyltransferase produces the protein MKFELIEVNSWSRKEYFKYYLNTVPCTYSMTVNLEITSLLETIKKKNIKLYPTMVYLLATIVNKHKEFRTAIDEKSDVGVFDLMYPEYTIFHKDSETFSNIWTEYSLDFSEFYNNYLIDTQKYGDVKQFSPKPNTPPNTFPISSIPWTTFTGFNLNLLKGADYLLPVFTMGKYFEQNDKILLPMSIQAHHAVCDGFHISRFVNELQEIINKFQYEVS, from the coding sequence ATGAAGTTTGAATTAATTGAAGTGAACAGCTGGAGTCGAAAAGAATATTTTAAATATTACTTAAATACTGTTCCTTGTACTTACAGTATGACTGTAAACCTTGAAATAACAAGCCTTCTTGAAACAATAAAGAAGAAAAATATTAAGTTATATCCAACTATGGTTTACTTGTTGGCTACGATTGTTAATAAGCACAAGGAGTTTCGCACCGCTATTGATGAGAAAAGTGATGTAGGAGTGTTTGACTTAATGTACCCTGAATACACTATTTTTCATAAGGACAGTGAAACATTTTCAAATATTTGGACGGAATATAGCCTTGATTTTTCAGAGTTTTACAATAATTATTTAATCGATACTCAAAAATATGGTGATGTAAAACAGTTTTCGCCAAAACCTAATACCCCACCTAATACATTCCCAATTTCAAGTATTCCGTGGACTACCTTCACAGGCTTTAATTTGAACTTACTAAAAGGAGCTGACTATTTACTGCCAGTATTTACAATGGGAAAATATTTTGAGCAAAATGATAAAATATTGCTACCAATGTCTATCCAAGCTCATCATGCAGTTTGTGATGGATTTCATATATCGAGGTTTGTTAATGAGCTGCAAGAAATTATTAATAAATTTCAATATGAAGTATCATAG
- the rplQ gene encoding 50S ribosomal protein L17 produces the protein MRHRKSTFKLGRDSGHRKALLSNMLKALVEKESIETSVAKAKILKRHADKLITLAKKQTLAAKRSVKAKLKLRYNTLSSKEKRKAKSQNFSMYNVDRKIINKLFTELFERFKERNGGYTRILKLQTRRGDASQKCILQYLPHEVIPQEEPKKEKKEPKPKKEKKVKASEEEVEAEAKPEESKKAKAPKKEAEEVKKSKKVAPKEKSLSSEEQTLS, from the coding sequence ATGAGGCATCGTAAAAGTACCTTTAAGCTTGGTCGAGATTCTGGTCATAGAAAAGCTCTACTTTCCAACATGTTGAAAGCCCTTGTGGAAAAAGAATCTATTGAAACGAGTGTCGCAAAGGCAAAAATTCTCAAGCGTCATGCAGATAAACTGATCACACTTGCCAAAAAGCAAACCCTAGCTGCCAAAAGATCTGTCAAAGCCAAACTCAAACTGCGTTATAATACCCTTTCATCAAAAGAGAAAAGAAAGGCAAAGTCCCAAAATTTTTCTATGTACAATGTAGATAGAAAAATCATCAACAAATTGTTTACAGAGTTGTTTGAGCGTTTTAAAGAACGCAATGGCGGATACACTCGCATCTTAAAACTCCAAACACGTCGTGGAGATGCTAGCCAAAAATGTATTCTACAATACCTTCCACACGAAGTGATTCCACAAGAAGAGCCTAAAAAAGAGAAAAAAGAGCCCAAGCCCAAAAAAGAAAAGAAGGTAAAAGCTTCCGAAGAAGAAGTAGAAGCTGAAGCTAAGCCTGAAGAGTCCAAAAAGGCAAAAGCTCCTAAGAAAGAAGCCGAAGAAGTTAAGAAATCAAAAAAAGTTGCTCCAAAAGAGAAAAGCCTCTCATCTGAAGAACAGACTTTATCCTAA
- the rplO gene encoding 50S ribosomal protein L15, producing the protein MKLHELKNIKVRKNVQRVGRGPGSKRGKTSCRGQNGDKSRSGYKRRLTKQGGNAPWFQKLPTRGFSNFRFKKEFLTLNLTEIEKYFSDQETVNVETLKTKGMVRPSFNSVRLKILGNGELKKQVKIEASCFTKGAEEKLKKAKVEMTKVK; encoded by the coding sequence ATGAAATTGCATGAATTAAAAAATATAAAAGTTCGTAAAAATGTGCAACGTGTAGGAAGAGGTCCTGGGTCTAAGCGAGGCAAGACAAGTTGCCGTGGACAAAATGGAGATAAATCACGTTCTGGTTATAAACGACGTTTGACAAAACAGGGTGGAAACGCGCCTTGGTTTCAAAAACTGCCCACACGTGGATTTTCAAATTTTCGTTTTAAAAAGGAATTTTTAACCCTGAATTTAACTGAAATAGAAAAATATTTTTCAGATCAGGAAACAGTCAATGTCGAGACGCTTAAAACCAAGGGCATGGTACGCCCAAGTTTTAATTCTGTGAGACTTAAGATACTGGGAAATGGCGAGCTGAAAAAACAGGTAAAAATTGAAGCGTCTTGTTTCACCAAAGGTGCTGAAGAGAAACTAAAAAAAGCAAAAGTTGAGATGACAAAAGTAAAATGA
- the secY gene encoding Protein translocase subunit SecY encodes MKNAILRILGIPNLKKKIFWTLLLLGISRIGVFVPVPGINGELAVDIFKHTTKGAQSLFQLINIFSGGAFSQMTIFALGVMPYISASIVLQVLVALVPRLQKEVKENPEVGRRKILKWTRLLTIGIAFLQSFLYCSYTLSRIGAYPGVILPEMLVLTWGQFPWVFYLITTITMTAGTVFLMWIGEQITEKGIGNGVSLIISIGIVSTLPFTIGSLISALQLESQEPGSMTFISLIVLIALFVIIVIGTIMIVQGERRIPLQYARRIVGMREMQASGSPYLPLKVNYAGVIPVIFASSFLMLPASIVSFLAKSQWAQSLATMLSPGSWLYTLLYVGMIFFFTYFWTATQFHPGQIASDMKRNGAFIPGIKQGASTENFLKKSMNRITLLGAVSLVVIALLPSVVGKLLGLDQRTSNFFGGTSLLILVGVALDTYRQIDSHLLTKRYDGALRRGRAKLR; translated from the coding sequence ATGAAAAATGCAATTTTAAGAATCCTTGGTATACCAAATCTTAAAAAGAAGATTTTCTGGACGCTGCTTTTACTTGGAATTTCTCGCATCGGTGTGTTTGTCCCTGTTCCGGGAATTAATGGCGAACTTGCTGTCGATATTTTTAAGCATACGACCAAAGGTGCACAAAGTCTTTTTCAGTTGATCAACATTTTTTCTGGTGGTGCGTTTTCCCAAATGACCATTTTTGCACTTGGTGTGATGCCTTACATCTCAGCATCGATCGTGTTGCAGGTTTTAGTTGCACTTGTGCCAAGACTGCAAAAAGAGGTGAAAGAAAATCCAGAAGTTGGAAGACGTAAAATTCTTAAGTGGACACGTCTTTTAACCATCGGTATCGCATTCTTACAATCTTTTTTATATTGCTCGTATACACTAAGCCGTATCGGAGCCTATCCTGGCGTGATTTTACCAGAAATGCTCGTGCTTACATGGGGACAATTTCCGTGGGTGTTCTATCTGATTACCACAATCACCATGACAGCGGGCACGGTCTTTTTGATGTGGATTGGAGAACAGATTACAGAAAAAGGTATTGGAAACGGAGTGAGTTTGATCATTTCAATTGGGATCGTCTCCACACTTCCCTTTACCATTGGTTCATTGATTTCAGCGCTTCAGCTAGAATCTCAAGAACCTGGATCTATGACATTTATTTCACTCATCGTATTAATTGCCTTATTTGTGATTATTGTGATTGGGACGATCATGATTGTTCAAGGAGAGAGGCGTATTCCTTTGCAATATGCCAGAAGGATTGTAGGCATGCGTGAAATGCAGGCCTCGGGTTCTCCTTATTTGCCATTAAAAGTGAATTATGCAGGAGTGATCCCAGTGATTTTTGCTTCTTCTTTTTTAATGCTTCCTGCATCGATTGTAAGCTTTTTGGCAAAAAGCCAATGGGCACAAAGTTTAGCGACAATGCTATCTCCTGGTAGTTGGCTTTATACACTGCTTTATGTGGGGATGATCTTCTTTTTCACCTATTTTTGGACAGCTACACAATTTCATCCTGGACAAATTGCTTCTGACATGAAAAGAAACGGCGCCTTTATTCCAGGGATTAAACAGGGAGCTTCTACAGAAAATTTTTTAAAAAAATCCATGAATCGCATCACTCTACTTGGAGCCGTCTCATTGGTTGTGATTGCATTGCTTCCCTCAGTGGTCGGAAAATTGTTAGGCCTTGATCAAAGGACATCAAACTTTTTTGGAGGCACCTCATTATTGATTTTGGTAGGGGTTGCATTGGATACGTATAGACAAATTGATTCACATCTTTTAACAAAGCGTTATGATGGAGCCTTGAGAAGGGGAAGAGCTAAACTTCGTTAA
- a CDS encoding Extracellular serine protease → MGAAIFITGNGTFDQSDASSTNLAGELQITGGGVSFSGSSLQEGTGGNNGEIHGTDIFMMSGGQIIVSGLTQNTSIPTPIKGDQGAGVSGSSTTQGGITLDATTIGPNTATFTLNGSNTYTGTTEVNSGTLILNGDLLASTPVSVGGSGTFTFGNVNGTFSSFPVTNGNQVNLTTDTGNTSIYGGNISSTGAVTKTGAGIFVLSGNNTYSSLTTISAGTIQTGTTTALSSSSAFTVNGILDVDHTSTIGSLGGSGSVDIAPSATLTVGGNNSSTTFSGEVSGAGTLIKQGNGTLTLSGTNTLSGPTTIDGGILAIDGSLSSSPIMLNNGGRLLGDGILGNLTVDGGVLNGNGTFSGINVISGTVRPGESIGTITIMGNYAQGAGAIYEVEIEGASSDKIIATGTATIDGNAVLTVLEPTGSFIEGTTYNILTASGGINQLWGVINFPNGFSFDLQLLSGNTIAQLTLLDTILFVGQAIDPGNPTATKDYLQCLNILPNSDLGGVIVAADTLSDRDLNKALNQLHPGLFGAFEFANLDNNALITSILAQQMTQLPCSERGCFSNSSSQKKNNLWISPFGNFTDVDRCQQLRGFDTKSGGGAIGYDRCLPNNFLLGVSTGYIYTHLDWDSSAGDTNIQKVFGAIYGGYSIKHLILDASVIGGGNFYDVTRKIKFATINRKAKNNHTGYFVTPHLGAAINFYPRKAILGIFGAFDYFYLHQPSYKESGAGSLNLKVDQKTSQMLRTEFGGKLAGDIALNDNSCIRPFIAVSWVRKMFLSDDKYRSLFKDFSSDDCCLKVQACGKNKNFVSPEAGVFYSFRQMVFSLAYQGEFGNHYHVHQATAKFQYPF, encoded by the coding sequence ATGGGGGCAGCCATTTTTATTACAGGAAATGGGACTTTCGACCAAAGTGATGCCAGCAGCACCAATCTTGCAGGTGAATTGCAAATCACAGGAGGAGGGGTTTCCTTTTCTGGTAGCTCTCTTCAGGAGGGCACAGGGGGAAATAATGGAGAGATACATGGAACAGATATCTTTATGATGTCTGGTGGCCAAATCATTGTATCAGGACTCACCCAAAACACTTCCATTCCTACTCCTATCAAAGGTGATCAAGGAGCAGGTGTGTCTGGAAGTTCAACGACTCAGGGAGGAATTACCTTGGATGCCACCACAATCGGCCCTAATACAGCAACCTTTACTCTCAATGGGTCAAATACTTACACCGGAACAACCGAGGTTAACAGCGGCACCTTAATTTTAAATGGGGATCTATTAGCTTCAACTCCAGTAAGCGTTGGGGGATCAGGGACATTCACTTTTGGAAATGTTAATGGAACTTTTAGCAGTTTTCCTGTAACCAATGGCAACCAAGTCAACTTAACAACAGATACGGGAAATACCTCGATTTATGGAGGAAACATCAGCTCAACAGGTGCTGTGACTAAAACGGGTGCTGGAATATTTGTTCTTTCTGGAAACAATACCTATAGCAGTTTGACAACGATTTCTGCAGGCACAATCCAAACAGGGACAACAACAGCCCTTTCGTCTTCTAGTGCTTTTACAGTAAATGGTATATTAGATGTTGATCATACAAGCACAATTGGATCCTTAGGTGGGTCAGGAAGTGTTGATATTGCGCCATCTGCAACCCTCACCGTAGGAGGTAACAATAGTTCAACAACTTTTTCAGGGGAAGTCAGCGGAGCCGGCACACTTATTAAACAAGGTAATGGGACGTTAACGTTGTCAGGAACAAACACCCTGTCTGGTCCGACAACGATTGATGGGGGGATTTTAGCAATAGACGGTTCTCTCTCATCCAGCCCTATTATGCTAAATAATGGGGGAAGGCTCCTAGGTGATGGGATCTTAGGAAATCTAACGGTTGATGGTGGAGTTCTTAATGGTAATGGAACGTTTAGTGGGATTAATGTAATTTCTGGGACTGTTCGCCCAGGTGAATCTATTGGCACGATTACAATTATGGGTAACTATGCGCAAGGTGCTGGTGCCATTTATGAAGTTGAAATCGAAGGAGCAAGCAGCGATAAAATTATAGCGACAGGTACCGCTACTATTGATGGAAACGCAGTTTTAACCGTTCTTGAACCCACAGGGAGCTTTATTGAAGGGACTACCTACAACATTCTAACAGCTTCAGGGGGGATCAATCAGCTTTGGGGGGTGATCAACTTCCCGAACGGCTTTAGCTTCGATCTTCAACTTCTGAGTGGAAATACCATTGCACAATTAACACTTTTAGATACTATTTTATTTGTTGGTCAAGCCATTGATCCAGGAAATCCTACAGCAACAAAGGATTATCTCCAGTGCTTAAATATTCTACCTAACTCTGATTTAGGTGGGGTCATTGTTGCTGCTGATACACTGAGTGATCGCGATTTGAATAAAGCACTGAATCAGCTGCATCCTGGGCTTTTTGGAGCCTTTGAATTTGCAAATTTAGATAATAATGCATTGATCACTTCAATCCTTGCCCAGCAAATGACGCAGCTCCCCTGCAGTGAACGTGGATGTTTTAGCAATTCCTCATCGCAGAAAAAAAATAATTTGTGGATCAGTCCGTTTGGCAATTTTACAGACGTTGATCGATGCCAACAACTGCGCGGATTCGATACGAAATCAGGAGGGGGCGCGATTGGTTACGATCGCTGTCTACCTAACAACTTTCTCCTTGGTGTGAGTACAGGTTATATCTATACCCATCTTGATTGGGATAGTTCTGCTGGAGATACCAACATTCAAAAAGTCTTTGGGGCGATTTATGGGGGTTATTCTATCAAGCATCTTATCCTTGATGCCTCAGTAATAGGTGGAGGGAATTTTTATGATGTCACAAGGAAAATTAAATTTGCCACCATCAACAGAAAGGCGAAAAATAATCATACCGGTTATTTTGTTACCCCTCACTTAGGGGCGGCCATCAACTTTTATCCACGAAAGGCCATTCTTGGAATTTTTGGAGCTTTTGACTACTTCTACCTACACCAACCCTCATATAAGGAGTCTGGTGCAGGAAGTCTCAACCTAAAAGTCGATCAAAAAACCTCCCAGATGCTACGCACTGAGTTTGGAGGAAAGCTTGCTGGAGATATTGCATTAAACGATAATAGTTGCATACGCCCTTTTATTGCTGTGAGCTGGGTACGTAAGATGTTTTTGAGTGATGACAAATACAGGTCACTTTTTAAAGATTTTAGTTCAGATGATTGCTGTCTTAAAGTGCAGGCTTGCGGTAAGAATAAAAACTTCGTTTCTCCAGAAGCAGGGGTATTTTATAGCTTTAGACAGATGGTCTTTTCTCTTGCCTATCAAGGAGAGTTTGGGAATCATTATCACGTACATCAAGCAACCGCAAAATTCCAATATCCCTTTTAA
- the gap1 gene encoding Glyceraldehyde-3-phosphate dehydrogenase 1 — protein sequence MPRIAINGVGRIGRHVLRLAMQSKDVDIVAVNDLVPASNLAYLIKYDTTHGKYTGTVESTDDALIIDGKQIQVFSMRNPEELPWKELKIDYVVESTGHFTTYEHAYKHIQAGAKRVLISAPGKGDIPTLVMGVNHTQYDPKKDQIVSNASCTTNCLAPMTKVLLDAFGIEEGLMTTVHAITPTQPTLDSPSKKDLRGGRAAGYNIIPASTGAAKAVSQCIPEIKGKLTGMAFRVPTIDVSVVDLTVKLSKKTSYEEICDVMKQASQTHLKGILGYTEEPLVSSDFLGNTHSAIFDRHAGIALNSQFYKLIAWYDNEVGYCQRILDMLKFFESKES from the coding sequence ATGCCAAGAATTGCAATTAATGGAGTGGGCCGCATTGGCCGTCATGTGCTGCGTTTAGCAATGCAAAGCAAGGATGTTGACATTGTTGCTGTCAATGACCTTGTCCCAGCAAGTAATCTTGCCTATTTAATCAAATATGACACTACTCATGGAAAGTATACAGGCACAGTAGAATCTACGGATGATGCGCTCATTATTGATGGCAAACAAATTCAAGTTTTTTCTATGAGAAATCCTGAAGAGCTCCCCTGGAAAGAACTAAAAATTGATTATGTCGTAGAATCCACGGGCCATTTTACCACATATGAACATGCCTACAAGCACATTCAGGCTGGAGCAAAACGCGTGTTGATTTCTGCGCCTGGAAAAGGGGATATTCCGACCCTCGTCATGGGTGTTAATCACACGCAATATGACCCTAAAAAAGATCAGATTGTATCCAATGCATCTTGTACAACAAACTGTCTCGCTCCGATGACAAAGGTGCTTTTAGATGCCTTTGGCATTGAAGAAGGATTGATGACCACAGTGCATGCGATCACACCCACCCAACCCACGCTAGACAGTCCTTCTAAAAAGGACCTCCGAGGCGGCAGAGCCGCTGGCTACAATATTATTCCCGCTTCGACAGGCGCTGCCAAAGCGGTTTCTCAATGTATTCCTGAAATCAAAGGAAAACTTACAGGTATGGCTTTTCGCGTGCCTACTATCGATGTTTCTGTTGTCGATCTGACAGTCAAGCTTTCAAAAAAAACCTCTTATGAAGAGATTTGCGACGTCATGAAACAGGCTTCTCAGACGCATCTTAAGGGGATTTTGGGCTATACTGAAGAGCCTCTAGTATCCTCAGATTTTCTTGGAAATACTCATTCTGCGATCTTTGATCGCCATGCCGGCATTGCGCTAAATAGCCAATTTTACAAACTCATTGCGTGGTATGATAATGAGGTCGGCTATTGTCAAAGAATTCTTGATATGCTCAAATTTTTTGAATCCAAAGAATCTTAA
- the rplR gene encoding 50S ribosomal protein L18 yields MLASHERRKKRELRVRKNLRGTLAKPRLCVVKTNKHLHVQIIDDEKAQTLIAGSTFGKKAQNFDKKNKENAKKLGTHIATLAKEKGIQKVVFDRGCSKFHGVLAEFAKGAREAGLEF; encoded by the coding sequence ATGTTAGCAAGTCATGAACGAAGAAAAAAACGCGAATTACGAGTGCGTAAAAATTTAAGAGGAACTTTGGCAAAACCACGCCTTTGTGTTGTCAAAACGAATAAACATCTGCATGTACAAATCATCGATGATGAAAAAGCGCAAACACTTATTGCAGGCTCTACATTTGGAAAAAAAGCGCAAAATTTTGATAAGAAAAATAAAGAAAATGCAAAAAAATTAGGAACGCATATTGCAACTTTAGCAAAAGAAAAGGGTATTCAAAAAGTAGTCTTTGATCGAGGATGTAGCAAGTTTCACGGAGTGCTTGCAGAGTTTGCAAAAGGTGCAAGAGAAGCTGGACTGGAGTTTTAA
- the rpsM gene encoding 30S ribosomal protein S13: MARIIGVDIPDSKRLVISLTYIYGIGRKTAREVVQKLKLNEDMRASQLTQEDIAKISKLLETEYIVEGDLRRQVQNDIKRLISINCYRGLRHRAKLPVRGQRTRCNARTRKGKKRTIAGRKKAPSKK; the protein is encoded by the coding sequence ATGGCGCGAATTATTGGCGTAGATATTCCAGATAGTAAGAGACTTGTGATAAGCCTTACCTACATTTATGGAATAGGAAGAAAGACAGCGAGAGAGGTTGTTCAAAAGTTAAAGCTGAACGAAGATATGCGTGCAAGTCAACTCACGCAGGAAGACATTGCAAAAATCAGCAAACTTTTGGAAACAGAGTACATTGTAGAAGGAGACCTTCGCCGTCAAGTGCAAAATGACATCAAACGTTTAATTTCCATCAATTGTTATAGAGGTTTGAGACACCGCGCAAAACTTCCTGTGCGTGGTCAAAGAACAAGATGTAATGCAAGAACACGAAAAGGTAAAAAGAGAACCATTGCGGGCAGGAAAAAAGCTCCATCTAAAAAGTAA
- the rplF gene encoding 50S ribosomal protein L6, with translation MSRLAKKPIQLPKGVEVMTQADVVNVKGPKGSLSQKLIKGIVIKVADEGVTINLENNTGYSFLGLYRALVVNMIKGVTEGFEKKLQMIGVGYRAAVSGQSLDLQVGYSNPIKMPIPQGLTVKVEKNTQITVSGLDKHLVGQFSADIRSKRKPEPYKGKGIRYEGEYVRKKSGKTAKTG, from the coding sequence ATGTCTAGACTTGCGAAAAAACCGATTCAATTGCCTAAAGGTGTTGAAGTGATGACCCAAGCTGATGTTGTCAACGTGAAAGGGCCTAAGGGAAGTTTGTCACAAAAACTTATAAAAGGAATAGTCATAAAAGTGGCCGATGAGGGTGTTACTATCAATCTTGAAAACAATACAGGTTATAGTTTTTTGGGTCTGTATCGTGCGTTAGTTGTGAATATGATTAAAGGTGTTACGGAAGGATTTGAGAAAAAATTACAAATGATTGGAGTGGGATATCGTGCGGCGGTTTCTGGTCAATCTTTGGATTTGCAAGTGGGATATTCTAATCCTATAAAAATGCCCATTCCACAAGGGCTTACAGTGAAAGTCGAAAAAAATACACAGATTACAGTTTCTGGTTTGGATAAGCATCTTGTGGGACAATTTTCAGCAGATATCCGATCCAAAAGAAAACCAGAGCCTTACAAAGGTAAAGGAATTCGTTATGAAGGTGAATATGTACGTAAAAAATCAGGTAAAACAGCAAAAACAGGTTAG
- the rpsH gene encoding 30S ribosomal protein S8, with product MNIDPISDFLTRIRNALRAELRYCDVRKSKMIVAMIEILEKRGLILGHLTKEEKIGGKIRIFLKYGDERMPVIQGLKRVSSPGRRYYIGKDQIPFVFDGLGIAILSTSKGVIDDQAARKEGIGGEYLCCVW from the coding sequence ATGAATATAGACCCCATCAGTGATTTTTTAACACGTATTCGTAACGCCTTGAGGGCTGAGTTGCGCTATTGTGATGTGAGAAAAAGCAAAATGATTGTCGCGATGATCGAAATTTTGGAAAAACGAGGGTTGATTTTGGGTCATTTGACAAAAGAAGAAAAAATAGGTGGAAAGATTCGTATCTTTTTAAAATATGGTGATGAAAGAATGCCTGTGATTCAAGGATTAAAAAGAGTCTCTTCTCCCGGAAGACGCTATTATATTGGAAAAGATCAAATTCCTTTTGTGTTTGATGGGTTGGGTATTGCAATTTTATCTACTTCGAAAGGTGTGATAGATGATCAAGCAGCCAGAAAAGAAGGAATTGGAGGAGAGTACTTATGTTGCGTATGGTAG
- the rpsE gene encoding 30S ribosomal protein S5 has product MAKEEEKFAEKILYINRCSKVVKGGRKFSFSALVLVGDHAGRVGFGFAKANEVAEAIHKATALAKKSIIEVKIEGTTIPHSIKVKQDGVQLLLKPAKTGTGITAGSMVRSVLEFAGIKDVVAKTWGKNPNNQVLAVFSALKQLRTKDQVLMQRG; this is encoded by the coding sequence ATGGCAAAAGAAGAAGAAAAGTTTGCGGAGAAAATATTATACATCAATCGGTGTTCAAAGGTTGTAAAAGGTGGACGTAAGTTTAGCTTTTCGGCGCTAGTTTTGGTTGGAGACCATGCAGGAAGAGTGGGTTTTGGATTTGCAAAAGCCAATGAGGTGGCAGAAGCCATTCATAAAGCTACAGCACTTGCTAAAAAGAGCATAATTGAAGTAAAAATTGAGGGCACCACCATCCCGCATAGTATCAAAGTGAAACAAGATGGTGTGCAACTGCTTTTAAAACCCGCTAAGACAGGAACAGGAATTACTGCAGGATCGATGGTGCGTTCTGTGTTAGAATTTGCAGGGATCAAAGATGTGGTTGCAAAAACGTGGGGAAAAAATCCAAATAATCAAGTACTTGCTGTGTTTAGTGCACTTAAACAATTGCGCACAAAAGACCAAGTATTGATGCAAAGGGGTTAA
- the rpsK gene encoding 30S ribosomal protein S11, with amino-acid sequence MAKVQQTKKPVKTKTRKKHLRSIPSGIAFVKATFNNTIVTITDPAGGVITWSSAGNCGFSGSRKSSAFAATVAAQEAGKKAVSAGMKEIGVILKGAGAGRESAVRGLQSVGLTITTIQDRTPVPHNGCRPRKRRRV; translated from the coding sequence ATGGCAAAAGTACAACAAACAAAAAAACCAGTTAAGACAAAAACAAGAAAAAAACATTTAAGAAGTATTCCATCAGGAATTGCTTTTGTAAAGGCAACTTTTAATAATACGATTGTGACGATCACAGATCCTGCGGGTGGAGTGATCACATGGTCAAGTGCTGGAAATTGTGGATTTTCAGGGTCTAGAAAATCTTCGGCATTTGCTGCTACTGTAGCTGCACAAGAAGCTGGAAAAAAAGCGGTTAGTGCTGGAATGAAAGAGATAGGGGTTATTTTAAAAGGAGCGGGAGCTGGTCGTGAATCAGCTGTGCGAGGCTTACAAAGCGTCGGTCTTACTATCACAACGATTCAAGATCGCACACCTGTTCCACATAATGGATGTCGTCCTCGAAAAAGACGCCGCGTTTAA
- the rpoA gene encoding DNA-directed RNA polymerase subunit alpha, producing the protein MAIKYGKFELPTVIKIDGQEDTKEMRFIAEPFEKGFAHTIGNSLRRVLLSSIEAPAIISVKIEDVAHEYMSIDGVVEDMTDIILNLKGVLLKHFNKNLEEATNRIYHLTSVLDITSDKLKEGQFKVYLKDIISDPQFELVNPDHYLFTVTKPMSKRIDLKVQIGRGYAPSERHVIENKVNDEIVVDSIYSPVRKVNYYVENTRVGRDTDFDRLILEITTDGRVTPKEALNFAAQIVEQHLAPFTTLKTQQIVFETGETQAETDRDVILQKLVLRVGEIELSVRSTNCLAGAGIETIGELVLMPEPELLKFRNFGRKSLTEIKQKLHEMGLGLGMDLSRFEINKDNIKEVLEDYKMRRAGGNHEAS; encoded by the coding sequence ATGGCTATAAAATATGGCAAATTTGAATTGCCAACTGTCATCAAAATCGATGGCCAAGAAGATACAAAAGAGATGCGATTTATTGCAGAACCTTTTGAAAAAGGATTTGCACACACAATAGGAAATTCATTAAGACGCGTTTTATTATCTTCCATTGAGGCTCCTGCTATCATATCAGTAAAAATCGAAGATGTTGCTCACGAGTACATGTCTATCGATGGTGTTGTTGAAGATATGACAGACATCATTTTAAATTTGAAAGGTGTGTTATTAAAACACTTTAACAAAAATCTAGAAGAAGCAACCAATAGAATTTATCATCTCACAAGTGTATTAGATATCACATCAGATAAATTAAAAGAGGGACAATTCAAAGTCTATCTTAAAGACATCATCAGTGATCCTCAATTTGAATTGGTCAATCCAGATCACTATCTTTTCACAGTGACAAAACCGATGTCTAAACGCATTGATCTTAAGGTTCAAATTGGCCGAGGTTATGCGCCTTCTGAAAGACATGTGATTGAGAATAAAGTCAATGATGAAATTGTTGTTGATTCGATCTATTCTCCTGTTCGAAAAGTGAATTACTATGTGGAAAACACTAGGGTTGGTCGAGATACAGATTTTGATCGTCTTATTTTAGAAATCACAACCGACGGCAGAGTCACTCCAAAAGAAGCACTGAACTTTGCAGCTCAGATTGTCGAACAGCATTTAGCTCCATTTACCACATTAAAAACACAGCAGATTGTTTTTGAAACAGGCGAAACGCAAGCAGAAACCGATCGTGATGTGATTTTACAAAAACTCGTTTTGCGTGTGGGTGAAATCGAATTGTCTGTGCGTTCCACAAACTGTTTAGCTGGTGCTGGTATTGAAACGATTGGAGAACTTGTTTTGATGCCGGAACCAGAACTCTTAAAGTTTAGAAATTTTGGTCGCAAATCTTTAACAGAAATCAAGCAAAAATTGCATGAAATGGGGCTTGGATTGGGAATGGATTTAAGTCGTTTTGAAATCAATAAAGACAATATCAAAGAAGTGTTAGAAGATTATAAGATGAGAAGAGCTGGAGGAAACCATGAGGCATCGTAA